A window of Paenibacillus sp. 19GGS1-52 contains these coding sequences:
- a CDS encoding nitrogenase component 1, producing MPKGIPNLFIEPACEHNGQVTKSCTTPHPGELTKGCAFQGSQAVLLPISDAAHLVHGTPGCLQNSWAMLEAGLPGGPLSTFGFSMGLTEMDIILGGQKKLLEAISYIVEHFHPPCVFVYATCITFLTAEDLDSVCDAAEQQWNIPIIPLHNSGFSGSGNMGNRQAGEALFEKVIGTSDSDPKKLTPFDINLIGDYHFSNEGQEIEAMLAKIGIRVISRIAGACSFNDLRSAHQAKVNMLVCSRSMVTLARKMRDSFGIPYFEGSFCGSREIRFSLRQLSFHFQSAQLDKQLHRYMRREEERLHKDILRSYKSLKGKKVVLFTDGIESWIYLSVLYELGMKIVAIGTNQNAQEDLSRIKERMKEDAILIQRSDETKILELYRERKAELMIVSGRNAYVPLKERIPFINIDEEQHGGYAGYNGVRRFAQDLIDTLEQPIWKMIYRRSPWEVNSYGQD from the coding sequence ATGCCCAAAGGTATCCCTAACTTGTTCATTGAGCCAGCTTGTGAACACAATGGTCAGGTGACAAAAAGCTGTACCACTCCCCATCCGGGCGAACTTACAAAGGGTTGTGCCTTTCAAGGCTCTCAAGCCGTTTTATTGCCTATCTCTGATGCTGCGCATTTGGTGCATGGAACGCCTGGCTGTCTCCAGAATAGCTGGGCTATGCTGGAAGCAGGATTGCCTGGAGGTCCCTTGTCTACATTTGGCTTTTCTATGGGGCTAACCGAAATGGATATCATTCTTGGCGGTCAGAAAAAATTGCTGGAGGCAATCAGTTATATTGTTGAGCATTTTCACCCTCCTTGTGTATTTGTATACGCTACTTGCATCACCTTCTTGACTGCTGAAGATTTGGACAGCGTCTGCGATGCGGCCGAGCAACAGTGGAATATCCCCATTATCCCGCTTCACAATTCAGGGTTCAGTGGAAGTGGGAATATGGGTAATCGGCAGGCAGGCGAAGCCCTGTTCGAAAAGGTGATCGGCACCTCAGATTCAGACCCTAAGAAGCTAACTCCATTTGATATTAACCTTATTGGCGACTACCATTTTTCAAACGAAGGACAAGAAATTGAAGCCATGTTAGCCAAAATAGGCATCCGTGTCATTTCGCGAATCGCCGGTGCATGCTCTTTCAATGACTTGCGTTCGGCCCATCAGGCCAAGGTAAACATGTTAGTGTGCAGCAGATCGATGGTTACCTTGGCCCGGAAAATGCGTGATTCCTTTGGCATCCCTTATTTCGAAGGCTCCTTTTGTGGTTCCAGGGAAATCCGCTTCTCTCTGCGGCAGCTTTCATTTCATTTTCAAAGTGCCCAGCTGGACAAACAGCTTCACCGCTATATGCGCAGGGAAGAAGAGCGTCTGCACAAGGATATATTGCGATCCTATAAGTCGCTCAAAGGGAAAAAAGTTGTGCTTTTTACGGATGGTATAGAAAGCTGGATCTATCTCTCGGTGCTCTACGAGCTAGGTATGAAGATCGTCGCGATTGGTACGAATCAAAATGCGCAGGAGGATTTGTCGCGGATTAAAGAAAGAATGAAAGAAGATGCGATACTCATCCAGCGAAGTGATGAGACTAAGATTCTTGAGCTTTATCGGGAACGAAAAGCGGAATTGATGATTGTAAGTGGACGCAATGCATATGTGCCACTTAAAGAGAGAATCCCTTTTATAAATATAGACGAGGAACAGCATGGAGGTTATGCCGGATATAACGGGGTTAGGCGATTTGCTCAGGATCTAATAGATACGCTGGAACAGCCGATCTGGAAAATGATTTACCGACGCTCACCATGGGAGGTGAACAGCTATGGACAGGACTAA
- a CDS encoding response regulator: MKILLVDDKPHVRDTLKQVLEQQPFNYEAILEASCDQAAIQLIETQQPDIIVTDASLLLLFKGAMLDRLEDQFLPSKIIVTSSHEFVLHAFGKGGIDTLRKPIDMDELKSALLNTSFGSHQENVYGDLQEIQ, from the coding sequence ATGAAGATATTACTCGTCGACGACAAACCTCATGTCCGGGATACCCTAAAACAAGTATTGGAGCAGCAACCTTTTAATTATGAAGCCATTCTGGAAGCAAGTTGTGATCAAGCAGCTATTCAACTGATTGAGACACAGCAGCCAGATATTATTGTTACAGATGCCAGTTTGCTTCTATTATTCAAAGGGGCAATGCTTGACCGTCTTGAAGACCAATTTCTGCCCAGCAAGATTATTGTGACCAGCAGTCATGAATTTGTTCTACATGCTTTCGGCAAGGGTGGAATCGATACTTTGCGTAAGCCTATTGATATGGATGAATTAAAGAGCGCTTTGCTGAATACTTCTTTTGGTAGCCATCAAGAAAATGTGTATGGCGATCTCCAAGAAATTCAATAA
- a CDS encoding AraC family transcriptional regulator translates to MDLRLHACAYAFHTLPFKTSYTPPPFFLFRLQVMGSCRALVNGKMSLIETGDLLIYRPGDPYHLVVEEQEGKIESGDYYLLCEGAWVEEWWNAERRSTQQRIHLDTGLLALWQQLCIEQHRIEQANSDLIQHLLCALCLSIDRLLVEGVSLQSPKRSNELVMRMQYYINENALSRLTVEDVANFAGLSVSRAVHLFKEITGYTIIHFTQEIRLSNALERIRYTDLSLENIASTCGFGTYSYFHKIFKAKYGVSPKEIRKHPIDLDQKNNLSVNGTGEKLSGLSLSAQRFLSSGRLNAAQDAKIE, encoded by the coding sequence GTGGATTTGCGGCTGCATGCCTGCGCTTATGCTTTTCATACTTTGCCTTTCAAGACCTCCTATACGCCACCGCCATTTTTCCTCTTTCGTCTGCAAGTAATGGGCAGTTGCAGGGCGTTGGTAAACGGGAAGATGAGTCTTATTGAGACTGGGGATTTGTTAATCTATCGTCCAGGGGATCCGTATCATTTAGTGGTTGAGGAACAAGAAGGAAAGATCGAAAGCGGAGATTATTATCTGCTGTGCGAAGGAGCTTGGGTCGAAGAATGGTGGAACGCAGAACGCCGATCTACGCAGCAGCGGATTCATTTGGATACTGGATTGCTCGCGTTGTGGCAGCAATTATGCATCGAGCAGCACCGGATTGAACAGGCGAACTCTGATTTGATCCAGCATCTGCTCTGCGCCCTCTGTTTGTCTATTGATCGGTTGTTGGTTGAAGGAGTTTCCCTCCAAAGTCCCAAGCGTTCTAATGAACTAGTAATGAGGATGCAATATTATATTAACGAAAATGCGCTGAGTCGATTAACCGTCGAAGATGTAGCTAACTTTGCCGGACTTAGCGTATCCAGGGCCGTACATCTTTTTAAGGAAATTACGGGCTATACCATCATTCACTTTACGCAGGAGATTCGCTTGTCCAATGCCCTGGAGCGGATACGCTATACGGATTTAAGTCTGGAGAATATCGCCAGCACCTGCGGTTTCGGCACGTATTCCTATTTTCACAAAATTTTCAAAGCTAAATATGGCGTATCTCCTAAAGAAATTAGAAAGCACCCAATCGATCTAGACCAGAAGAACAACCTGAGCGTTAATGGTACTGGCGAGAAGTTAAGCGGCCTATCCCTTTCTGCCCAGCGATTTCTGAGTTCAGGAAGACTTAATGCTGCACAGGACGCCAAGATCGAGTAG
- a CDS encoding amino acid permease, protein MEKSILKKSITFIEALAIVVGMIIGSGIFLKPGIVLSNAGTPVMGILAWVVGGVITLASALSVAEIAAAIPKSGGLYTYLGELYGSVFGFLLGWVQAVIAYPASVAALAIAFATYSNFFIPMNGLQQKLLAVFILAFILIMNVIATKFGGIIQTVATVGKLIPVVGIVAFGLISDLAPGFSGIQASVSGAGFGVAILGTLWAYDGWIGVTNMAGEMKDPSKTLPKVISIGVIFVIVVYVLFNIAIFQVLPYEAIITSKTPGADAAEALFGSGGAAFITAGIIVSVLGALNGYLMTAARVPQAMGERGQIPFSRTLKSIHPKFQTPANALIFQGLLAVIYIFSGTFNTLTDLLVFVLWIFFTMGVFGVFILRKKIPSQKGRYKVPFYPITPIIGVVGGGYIIVSTIISDPIRSLVGIGITLIGLPIYYYMERKKPA, encoded by the coding sequence ATGGAAAAGAGTATACTCAAAAAATCTATAACCTTTATTGAAGCTTTGGCAATCGTCGTGGGGATGATTATCGGATCGGGGATTTTTCTAAAGCCGGGAATTGTGTTAAGCAATGCCGGCACTCCAGTAATGGGCATTCTTGCTTGGGTTGTTGGTGGGGTGATCACATTGGCTTCGGCGTTATCCGTAGCGGAAATTGCAGCTGCCATCCCGAAATCTGGAGGGTTATACACCTATCTTGGGGAATTGTACGGAAGTGTCTTCGGGTTTCTGCTAGGTTGGGTACAGGCTGTGATCGCTTATCCAGCTTCGGTTGCGGCGCTAGCTATCGCGTTTGCTACGTATTCCAATTTCTTCATTCCCATGAATGGGCTGCAGCAGAAGCTGCTTGCTGTATTCATACTGGCTTTTATCCTGATCATGAATGTGATCGCCACTAAATTCGGTGGGATTATCCAGACGGTAGCAACCGTGGGCAAGCTCATCCCGGTGGTGGGTATTGTAGCCTTCGGCCTAATCTCGGATTTGGCACCGGGCTTTAGCGGCATTCAGGCATCGGTATCTGGAGCAGGTTTTGGTGTAGCGATCCTTGGTACGCTGTGGGCCTACGACGGCTGGATTGGGGTGACGAATATGGCGGGGGAAATGAAGGACCCGTCTAAGACGCTGCCCAAAGTAATCTCCATCGGTGTTATCTTCGTCATTGTTGTCTATGTATTATTTAATATAGCCATCTTTCAGGTGCTGCCGTACGAGGCGATCATAACCTCCAAAACTCCAGGTGCAGATGCGGCGGAAGCGTTGTTCGGCAGTGGAGGAGCAGCATTTATAACAGCGGGTATTATCGTGTCTGTGTTGGGTGCGCTTAACGGCTATTTAATGACAGCAGCTAGAGTGCCTCAGGCGATGGGGGAAAGAGGGCAGATTCCTTTTTCACGTACGTTGAAAAGTATCCATCCCAAGTTCCAGACTCCTGCTAATGCGCTAATATTTCAAGGCCTGCTGGCGGTTATCTATATTTTCTCGGGTACCTTTAATACGTTGACTGATTTATTGGTCTTTGTGTTATGGATTTTCTTCACAATGGGTGTGTTCGGTGTATTTATTTTACGCAAAAAAATACCTTCCCAAAAAGGAAGATATAAGGTTCCCTTCTACCCGATAACCCCAATCATAGGCGTTGTTGGCGGAGGATATATTATAGTCAGCACTATTATCAGTGATCCAATTCGTTCGCTAGTTGGCATCGGGATCACATTGATTGGGCTCCCGATTTATTATTATATGGAGCGCAAGAAACCAGCTTGA
- a CDS encoding CheR family methyltransferase yields MEKIINYQNNPEYDRIKEFSVVGIVASPEKLEGLEQFLDHLDIVHGLTYFIAHHDSIQSDLFPLERLSKHTHMMIFHAVDQMEIHTDCIYLLPPHHDISFQSRTISLTDYSTNKGNDLSADRFMYSLTDSFGSNSIAILFTGEGRDGTLGIERISKANGLIIVEETDTTNPVRLTGTDIEIDQTDYLLAPEEMPGHIVEYIDFYMNQTKQSIDEQLSTLFSILKQSAGVDFSVYKQASIMRRIQRRMGIQQFQYLKEYNQYLYNHSNEVTALQKDLLIGVTQFFRDPVAFAILADKVLPIIFEQRGVEKQIRVWVAGCSTGEEVYTLAIIIRKYMEEIEETFDVTIFATDLDKESIQFASKGVYSDIIAKNVPEEHLETYFTRQGNEYKVNKEIRQMVIFAQHNLVSDPPFTQLDLILCRNLLIYLQQTIQKKVISLFHFSLKSDAYLFLGPSETLGKLTNLFSPLDNRWNIYHHKVIGSSSAAGSFGITDHVNEKKMSHRNNVIVRLKEAERILKLETVYTKLIEEYVTACIIIDNNNDIIHINGNANQYLVFPKGKPTLNLFKLVPEYLGVVIGSLLHKARKELKEIVYRDVAIKDSHQGHSIHLRAKSFSIDSVDDKLMIIFFEDATKQKEAPGKDKIDEVLIQSHQFSEKHMNDHIQELDQELVHARELLQTANAKLEVYNEELETSNEELGMVNEELIVSNEELQSTNEELQSGNEELMVVNQEYQTKIQELTDSNNDISNFFNNTNIATIFLDAKMNIRKFTPAVRKEINLADMDIGRSIGEIQHNLQYDQLMSDAMKVLFSGEAVKKEIRNSNDKWFSIILLPYLAYDSLNQGIVVTLIDITEFKNARMSEDFTEQKNKLELLHSSEMLSVIGLLAAGIEQEIHDTDIITSKLGKIEAITDELLILASPQKQHFEQNDVVHILQEVISMYEPQATVFNVEMITKFADLVPFVNCVPNQLKIVFSNIIRNGIEAMPTGGDLLIKVKVNDDESVNIIFSDNGIGIPEDKLVNLGATIYSTKEDSMGLGLMVSYKIIASHQGTISVTSTQGKGTIVKIILNQ; encoded by the coding sequence ATGGAAAAAATAATAAATTATCAGAATAATCCTGAATATGATAGGATCAAAGAATTTAGCGTGGTGGGCATTGTAGCTTCACCAGAAAAGTTGGAAGGACTGGAGCAATTTCTGGATCATCTGGATATCGTCCATGGACTTACCTATTTCATTGCCCACCATGATTCTATCCAATCGGATTTATTTCCACTAGAACGGCTCTCAAAGCATACCCATATGATGATTTTTCATGCAGTAGATCAGATGGAAATTCATACGGATTGTATTTATTTGTTGCCACCCCATCATGATATTAGCTTTCAATCTAGAACAATAAGTTTAACGGATTATTCTACTAACAAAGGTAACGATTTATCTGCTGATCGGTTTATGTATTCACTTACTGACAGTTTTGGCAGCAATTCTATCGCTATCCTTTTTACTGGTGAGGGCAGAGACGGTACACTTGGTATTGAAAGGATTTCAAAGGCAAATGGTCTAATCATTGTTGAGGAAACGGATACGACCAATCCTGTTCGCTTAACCGGAACAGATATCGAAATTGATCAGACCGATTATTTGCTTGCTCCGGAGGAAATGCCAGGACATATTGTTGAATACATTGATTTCTATATGAATCAGACTAAACAATCGATTGACGAACAATTAAGTACATTATTTTCGATCCTGAAGCAGTCTGCGGGTGTGGATTTCTCTGTTTATAAGCAGGCTAGTATTATGCGTCGTATTCAAAGACGGATGGGGATTCAACAATTTCAATATCTCAAGGAATACAATCAATATTTATATAATCATTCCAATGAGGTCACTGCTTTGCAAAAGGATTTATTAATTGGAGTGACGCAATTTTTTCGTGATCCGGTCGCATTCGCGATTCTTGCAGACAAGGTTCTACCTATCATCTTTGAGCAACGAGGGGTAGAGAAGCAAATCAGGGTCTGGGTCGCTGGCTGTTCTACTGGAGAAGAAGTCTACACCTTGGCCATTATAATTAGAAAATATATGGAGGAAATTGAAGAAACCTTTGACGTGACCATCTTTGCCACCGATTTGGATAAGGAGTCTATTCAATTTGCTAGCAAAGGGGTATATTCTGACATCATTGCCAAGAACGTGCCGGAGGAGCATTTGGAAACTTACTTCACCCGTCAAGGAAATGAGTATAAAGTAAATAAGGAAATTAGACAGATGGTCATTTTCGCTCAGCACAATTTAGTGAGTGATCCTCCGTTTACCCAGCTCGATTTAATCTTATGTCGTAATTTATTAATTTATTTACAACAAACTATTCAGAAAAAGGTAATCTCACTGTTTCACTTTTCATTAAAATCAGATGCTTATCTCTTTCTAGGTCCAAGCGAAACGTTAGGGAAACTAACCAATCTATTCTCACCTTTGGATAATCGCTGGAATATATATCACCACAAGGTAATCGGTTCTTCATCGGCAGCGGGTTCCTTTGGTATTACGGATCATGTGAATGAGAAAAAAATGAGTCACAGAAATAATGTGATTGTAAGATTAAAGGAAGCGGAACGAATTCTTAAATTGGAAACCGTCTATACCAAGCTGATCGAAGAATATGTGACTGCATGCATCATTATTGATAATAATAACGATATCATCCATATCAATGGGAATGCTAACCAATATTTAGTCTTCCCTAAAGGTAAACCAACCCTTAATTTGTTTAAGCTGGTTCCAGAATATTTGGGCGTTGTTATTGGGAGTTTGCTTCATAAAGCGAGAAAAGAACTTAAGGAAATTGTTTATAGGGATGTGGCCATAAAGGATAGTCATCAGGGACATTCTATTCATTTGAGAGCAAAGTCATTCTCTATCGACTCGGTAGATGACAAATTGATGATTATATTCTTTGAAGATGCAACTAAACAGAAAGAAGCTCCTGGCAAGGATAAAATAGATGAAGTCTTGATACAGAGTCATCAATTTTCGGAGAAACATATGAATGACCACATTCAGGAGCTGGATCAAGAATTGGTTCATGCAAGAGAATTACTACAGACGGCTAATGCGAAGTTAGAGGTGTACAACGAAGAATTAGAGACCTCTAACGAAGAGTTAGGAATGGTCAATGAAGAATTGATTGTTTCTAATGAGGAACTGCAAAGTACAAATGAAGAGTTGCAGTCAGGAAACGAAGAATTAATGGTCGTCAATCAAGAATATCAGACGAAGATTCAGGAATTGACCGATTCAAATAATGATATCTCCAATTTTTTTAACAATACCAATATTGCGACTATATTTCTGGATGCCAAGATGAATATACGTAAATTTACACCTGCAGTTAGGAAAGAAATCAATTTGGCAGACATGGACATAGGGCGTTCCATTGGCGAGATCCAACATAATTTACAGTATGACCAATTGATGTCAGATGCAATGAAAGTACTCTTTTCGGGTGAAGCTGTCAAAAAAGAAATTCGGAATTCAAATGATAAGTGGTTCAGCATCATTCTACTACCTTATTTAGCATACGATTCTCTCAATCAAGGAATTGTTGTTACGTTAATCGACATTACTGAATTTAAGAATGCAAGAATGTCTGAAGATTTCACGGAACAAAAGAATAAGCTGGAATTATTACATTCCTCGGAGATGCTCTCAGTTATAGGCCTCTTGGCAGCGGGCATTGAACAGGAGATTCATGATACGGACATCATAACTTCGAAGCTAGGGAAAATAGAAGCGATAACGGATGAATTACTAATCCTGGCTAGTCCGCAGAAGCAGCATTTTGAACAAAATGATGTAGTGCACATATTGCAGGAAGTCATCTCCATGTATGAACCACAGGCAACGGTCTTTAATGTAGAGATGATAACGAAATTTGCCGATCTTGTGCCTTTCGTCAACTGTGTTCCCAATCAACTCAAAATTGTATTTAGCAACATTATCAGGAATGGTATTGAGGCCATGCCAACTGGAGGAGATTTGTTAATTAAAGTGAAGGTCAACGATGATGAATCAGTAAACATTATTTTTAGCGATAATGGGATCGGTATTCCTGAGGACAAGCTAGTCAACCTGGGGGCTACCATATATTCGACAAAAGAAGATAGCATGGGGTTAGGTTTAATGGTCAGCTACAAAATAATTGCGAGTCACCAAGGTACGATATCCGTTACAAGTACGCAGGGTAAGGGGACAATCGTTAAGATTATCTTGAATCAATAA
- a CDS encoding AraC family transcriptional regulator, translating to MKVLDTHAIGEVKSSFEQETHRIASLIDANTSQDGTHEARIPGLYLNRYSRTEDADYINTMYWPIIGVAAQGKKVITVGQKVHEYGSYLSGIVLEVGMFLPILGNGTKFLSKEKDKNLVP from the coding sequence ATGAAGGTACTAGATACTCATGCAATAGGTGAAGTTAAATCGTCGTTTGAACAGGAGACCCACCGCATCGCAAGCTTAATCGACGCCAATACTTCACAGGACGGGACTCATGAAGCACGCATTCCGGGGCTGTACTTGAATCGCTATTCACGGACAGAGGATGCGGATTATATTAATACGATGTACTGGCCCATTATTGGCGTTGCGGCTCAAGGTAAAAAAGTGATTACCGTAGGCCAGAAGGTTCATGAGTACGGCTCTTACTTATCGGGCATTGTTCTTGAAGTGGGCATGTTCTTGCCCATTCTCGGCAATGGGACCAAGTTCTTGTCCAAAGAAAAGGACAAGAACTTGGTCCCTTAA
- a CDS encoding cation:proton antiporter: MHHFNEVFIQILILLAISMGVIAVTKKINQPYSIALVLVGLLLGVIHVPILEDAEVFITQSHIFQAIIISLFLPILLGDAALKLPYSHLREQRKPVLALAFGGTLLSFLIIALAGYWILGLPLVVAFTFAALMSATDPISVISIFKSLGVPKNIVTIIEGESLFNDGIAVVLFQISSVYLLSYMEMGWSGIGSGLLLFLQFGLGGIIIGAIMGYLFSQLIRFYDDYPLEIGFSMLLFFGSYFIAEHFQVSGVIAVVVGGLIFGNYGARIGMSETTKMNINSFWDVITLLANSLIFLMIGLEIKNINFSDKWGLIVCSILIVLLGRTIALYASLQFLKNFPASWKAVLNWGGLKGSLSIALALSLPISFEGRENILVLTFSVVLFSLLVQGLSIKPLVTRLGLTRGKKPDEITK; this comes from the coding sequence ATGCATCATTTCAACGAAGTCTTTATTCAAATTTTGATTTTGCTTGCTATTTCGATGGGAGTTATTGCGGTTACCAAAAAAATAAATCAGCCCTATTCCATCGCGCTGGTTCTGGTAGGACTTCTACTTGGAGTCATTCATGTACCTATTTTAGAGGATGCTGAAGTATTTATTACGCAATCTCATATCTTTCAAGCGATTATTATTTCCTTATTTCTACCCATACTATTAGGGGATGCCGCACTGAAACTCCCGTACTCTCACCTTCGCGAGCAAAGAAAACCAGTGCTGGCATTAGCCTTTGGTGGAACCTTGCTTTCCTTTCTCATCATCGCCCTTGCTGGTTATTGGATTCTGGGGTTGCCCTTAGTTGTTGCCTTCACCTTTGCAGCTCTTATGAGCGCCACGGACCCCATCAGTGTAATTTCTATCTTCAAATCTTTGGGTGTTCCGAAGAATATTGTCACGATTATCGAAGGTGAATCGCTCTTTAATGACGGGATTGCTGTCGTGCTGTTTCAAATTTCATCGGTATACTTACTGTCTTATATGGAGATGGGCTGGTCAGGGATTGGCAGTGGTCTTCTGCTATTTTTACAGTTTGGACTCGGAGGGATTATTATTGGAGCCATCATGGGCTATCTTTTTTCCCAGCTCATACGATTCTACGATGACTATCCGCTGGAAATCGGCTTTTCCATGCTACTTTTCTTTGGTAGTTATTTTATTGCCGAGCATTTTCAAGTATCCGGGGTTATAGCCGTTGTGGTAGGTGGTTTAATATTTGGTAACTACGGCGCGAGGATAGGGATGTCAGAAACAACAAAGATGAATATTAATTCGTTCTGGGATGTAATAACGCTATTAGCGAACTCTTTGATTTTTTTAATGATTGGACTTGAAATTAAAAACATAAATTTCTCGGATAAATGGGGACTAATTGTGTGTTCGATCTTAATTGTACTCCTTGGCAGAACAATTGCTCTTTATGCAAGTCTTCAATTTCTGAAGAACTTCCCAGCTTCATGGAAGGCTGTATTAAATTGGGGGGGGCTAAAGGGTAGTCTTTCCATTGCACTTGCACTTAGTTTGCCCATATCCTTCGAAGGAAGGGAAAATATCTTGGTGCTAACCTTCAGTGTAGTTCTGTTCTCCCTACTAGTCCAAGGGTTGTCGATTAAACCTTTAGTGACACGATTGGGATTAACGCGGGGGAAGAAGCCTGATGAAATTACAAAATGA
- a CDS encoding TrkH family potassium uptake protein: MFSKYSPKVMKKLNLTPSRIILLGFAILIFIGAIILAMPISSSTGISVGWLNAFFTSTSAICVTGLVVLNTGTDFSHFGQIVILVLIQIGGLGFMTFGVLIAVVMGKKIGLKDRLLIQQSTNSVSTEGVVRLSLNIFYIAFIVESFGALLLTIRWSNEMGVIRALYYGFFHSISAFNNAGFALWSDSLNRHVGDPLINIVISFLFIIGGIGFTVILDLYRKRHWRDLSFHTKVVLITSGLLSLVGFLVIFLIELFNTKTFGTLSWSDRIWAGYFQSVVTRTAGFNTINISNMLPTSQFFMIFLMFIGASSGSTGGGIKTSTFAVLALSILASVKGSEDVQLLKKRISQQVIFRALAVMAISMGVVIAATFLLTITEYHNNSDFLSLLFEATSAFGTVGLSLGLTSELSPAGKLIIVITMFIGRLGPLTLAFALAQRTIKQKYRYPEEKLLIG, encoded by the coding sequence ATGTTTTCAAAATATTCTCCAAAGGTGATGAAGAAACTAAACTTGACTCCTTCAAGGATAATTCTCTTGGGGTTTGCTATTTTAATTTTTATAGGAGCAATAATACTTGCAATGCCGATTTCATCATCTACAGGAATCAGTGTAGGATGGCTGAATGCCTTTTTTACTTCAACTTCAGCAATTTGCGTAACTGGATTAGTTGTTCTTAATACGGGCACGGACTTCTCCCACTTTGGTCAGATCGTAATCCTAGTCCTGATTCAAATAGGTGGATTGGGGTTTATGACCTTTGGTGTACTAATAGCAGTGGTGATGGGAAAGAAGATTGGATTAAAAGACAGACTGCTTATCCAACAATCCACGAATTCAGTAAGTACAGAAGGGGTTGTACGGTTATCGCTTAACATCTTCTATATTGCATTCATTGTTGAGAGTTTTGGCGCCTTATTATTAACTATTCGTTGGTCAAATGAAATGGGCGTTATAAGGGCGCTCTACTACGGTTTTTTTCATTCTATTTCAGCATTTAATAATGCTGGATTTGCGCTTTGGTCGGATAGTTTGAATCGTCATGTTGGAGACCCTCTAATAAATATAGTTATCTCTTTTCTATTTATTATTGGAGGCATTGGATTTACTGTGATTCTGGATCTATACCGAAAGAGACACTGGAGAGACCTATCCTTTCATACAAAAGTAGTTTTAATTACTTCCGGACTACTTAGTTTGGTTGGCTTTCTAGTAATATTCCTGATTGAACTTTTTAATACCAAAACGTTTGGCACACTTTCTTGGAGCGACAGGATATGGGCTGGATACTTTCAAAGTGTAGTTACACGAACGGCAGGTTTCAATACCATTAACATTTCTAATATGTTGCCAACTTCCCAGTTTTTTATGATTTTTCTAATGTTTATAGGGGCATCCTCAGGTTCGACTGGTGGAGGCATCAAGACTAGTACCTTTGCTGTACTAGCATTAAGTATTTTGGCATCAGTCAAAGGCTCGGAAGATGTTCAGCTTTTGAAAAAACGTATCTCTCAGCAAGTGATTTTTAGAGCACTAGCAGTAATGGCTATTTCTATGGGAGTAGTAATTGCAGCTACATTTCTCTTAACGATTACTGAATACCATAATAATAGTGATTTTTTATCACTGCTGTTTGAAGCAACATCTGCGTTTGGCACAGTAGGTCTGTCTTTGGGGTTAACCTCAGAGCTTTCACCTGCTGGGAAATTAATCATTGTTATTACAATGTTTATTGGCAGACTTGGGCCGTTAACCTTGGCTTTTGCACTGGCGCAAAGAACCATCAAACAAAAGTATCGTTATCCGGAAGAAAAATTGCTGATTGGCTAG
- a CDS encoding DUF421 domain-containing protein, which translates to MDMDWIWKSALLVIAGMVLLRISGRKSISQMSVATTVIMISIGTTIVQPIANDHLWKAIGSAAVFIVSLIIIEYLQLKYDWIERALSGRSKVIIENGQLNINTLRSVRMSVDQVEMMLRQQGVSNIKDVKTATLEPNGQIGYELMRHAKPITIGELERILGLESKGNMDSGDLFQEVINNDHVSSIDPTLQ; encoded by the coding sequence ATGGATATGGATTGGATCTGGAAGTCTGCTCTCTTAGTTATTGCAGGAATGGTACTTTTGCGAATTTCAGGGAGAAAATCAATCTCACAAATGAGTGTCGCCACGACAGTAATTATGATCTCAATCGGAACGACTATTGTGCAACCTATTGCTAATGATCATTTGTGGAAAGCAATCGGCTCAGCTGCAGTTTTCATTGTATCTCTAATAATAATTGAATATTTACAATTGAAATATGATTGGATTGAAAGGGCCTTAAGTGGAAGGTCAAAAGTGATCATAGAAAATGGTCAATTAAATATAAATACTCTTCGCTCCGTCCGAATGTCAGTTGATCAGGTTGAAATGATGCTTAGACAGCAGGGGGTTTCTAACATTAAAGATGTCAAGACTGCTACACTAGAGCCTAACGGTCAAATTGGATACGAATTAATGAGGCATGCCAAACCAATAACCATTGGTGAATTAGAACGTATATTAGGTTTGGAATCAAAAGGAAATATGGACAGTGGCGATCTTTTTCAAGAAGTAATCAATAATGATCATGTAAGCTCAATAGACCCTACATTACAATAA